cgttttcacacacacagacacaaaagggcctgtcagccctgcgtctctccctctctccctcagaggatttatattatcaagcacccaataagtaatgacctaaaatcttcatagccacaccctaaaacatgctaaaaacgtgctagcatcatgctaacacatgctagcatcacctagcgaagtgctaaaacatgctaaatatgtgctagcaacatgctaagacatgctagcatcgccaagctaagtgctaaaacgtgctagcattatgctaacacaagctagcatcgcctagcgaagtgctaaaacatgctaaaaacgtgctagcatcatgcaaacacatgctagcttcgcctagcgaagtgttaaaacatgttttagcatcatgctaacacatgctagcatcgcctagtgaagtgttaaaacatgctaaaaatgttttagcatcatgctaacaaatgctagcatcgcctagcgaagtgttaaaacacgGTAAAAATgtttaagcatcatgctaacacatgttagcatcgcctagtgaagtgttaaaacatgctaaaaatgttttagcatcatgctaacaaatgttagcatcgcctatcgaagtgctaaaacatgctaaaatcatgctagcatcatgctaacacatgctagcatttgcctagcgaagtgttaaaacatgctaaaaaaatatagcatcatgctaacaaatgctagcatcgcctatcgaagtgataaaacatggtaaaatcatggtagcatcatgctaacacatgctagcattgcctagtgaagtgctaaaacattctaaaaaaagtgctagcatcatgctaacacatgctagcaacacctagaatagtgctaaaacatgctaaaaaatgtGATAGTATCATGCTAttacatgctagcatcacctagtgaagtgctaaaacattctaaaaaagtGTTAGAATcatgctaccatcatgaaaaacacattctagcaacattctatgaccattattttagtgcttagcaacaagttaggaaatgctatttgacgagttttgccacgtcaagcaccactcacattttcttcaggaaatatgCCTATCTAgatataattaatattcatgcagCTTTTAAAATCTCATATTAATCGAGagtctacatggaatatttgcacttttatgaattcatttgtcacacagcagcaccttttaaaatgaactagtggaGACGAAAATAGAATTACAAATGGTGAAAAACGTAAACTAAAACGTTAATATTGATCAGTCAGAGCAGCTAAAATATACGCTCATTTGTAAGAACTGTAATCTAAAATTTTGATCatgctaaataaaaatatttatattttgtacaaGCTTTATTTGAGTAAGCACTATAACATCAAATGCCATCTTTCATAATATAATTAACTCTTAAATGCATGGTCACAAATATCTAATcgcaaatggatctacaaaatgcccagatagaaacattttcaagacaattagaaaataatagaatagaatatattcagACTATTGTGATGTTTTATTTGACATGCattaaagagatgatgcaacaaatacagaacaggattcaGTACTTCCACAATACAATGTCATGAGACGCATCTGGCTGTAAAACACATAATGAACATGCATAACACGTAagatacacatatgtattttctcagacacttattgagtctaaatagatgcaaaatgtacataatttcagttgtacacccaaatgacaacagctaaactgttcatgtgttaaacttgctatagtttacttccacgttgcttcttcgtcAAATGTCAATCACGgaaacatcagcgccaccttgagtaagaaatagcaccATTGTCATACAGAATATCAACACGATATAGTACTCATTTATATTGCAATAAACAAAGACATAGATATCCTGTGAGTGTAAAttatatagatataaaataagcataaaaatattatttatggacACTCAAAAAAAgcaacactattacatatcttGTAACTaagcagttatatatatatatatattgcaatttgGAAATTTTTGTTGATgttacactattcagaagagaaaggttgaggaatattaaagaggtgtgggcataactccaaaaaatggatgatcAACAGGGGTTTTAATGAGGTCCcgtactgaatgattactatgATATTTACATTGTACTCTAAAGTTTAAGGCACCAAAATGGTACGTCAGAAACAccatattacaaaaaaaatgtgtataccatggtatttttgcgCTTTCTGTTGGTGTAAAAAATGGTATTATACCATCATAACAAGCTACATAAAATATTCAATCATCCATTCCAGCTTAtatctatatttaatttatatatttttaacatatccTATTTCTTCTTCAGTACATCACATGCACATAactatatatctgtatataaactATTCAAACAATATTATTGTTCTATTGTATTCTTCTCTTTTTATTTAActgttatttcttatttttatgtcactatatgtatacatgtttacatgtatatgtttgtttgtttgtatgtatgtacagttgatgtcagaagtttacatacacttaggttgacgtCATTaaaactcttctttttttttagccactccacagatttaatattagctaaTTATAGTTTTgggaagtcgtttaggacatctactttgtgcatgacacgagtaatttttccaacagttgtttacagaccgattgtttcacttttaattgactatatcacaattccagtgggtcagaagtttacatacgctaagtgaactgtgcctttaagcagcttggaaaattccagaaaattatgtcaagcctttagacaattaacttctgataggaggtgtacctgtggatgtattttaaggcctacctttaaactcagtgcctctttgctttacatcatgaaatattaaaagaaaaaattgtggacctccacaagtctgattcatccttgggagcaatttccaaatgcctgaaggtgccacgttcatcttgtacaaacaatagtatgcaagtgtaATTgtacgcattctgtctcctagagatgaaagtagtttggtgcaaaaagtgcaaatcaatcccagaacaacagcaaaggaccttgtggagatgctggaggaaacaggtggacgagtatctagatccacagcaaaacaagtcctatatggacatcacctgaaaggctgctcagcaaggaagaagccactactccaaaaccaccttaaaaaagccagactacatcttactttttagagaaatgtcctctggtctgatgaaacaaaaattgaactgtttggccataatgaccatcgttatgtttggaggactGGGCCAAAAATTccacttattgtgagaagcttgtggaaggctacacaaaatgtttacaatttaaatgcaatgctgccaaatactaataaagtgtatgtaaacttctgacccactgggaatgtgatgaaagatataaacGCTGAAATAAATCTctctgcttttattttgacaattctttttcttaaaataaagtaatgatcctGACTGACCTAAAACAAGGAATATTTTCTacaataaatgtcaggaatttagtttaaatgtatatgtttgtctgaatgtttatatatgtttgcattctttttgcactggaagcttctgtcaccatgacaaattccgcatgtgtgtaagcatacttggcaataaagctccttctgattatgaaaatatgaatttatgATTCTGTTTTTTAGTTCTCGGTGTGGCATCATGTCTCACCTCTCCGTTCTCCAGCCATTCAGGGCTGTATTTGAGATTCCCTTTCGGAGAGTTTTTCAAAGCTTCTAAAGTTTCCCATCTCAGGTTTTCTAAAGGCATTTTTGGGGCATTAGAGTGAATTTTTGCCGCTCAGTGGTCAGACGAGTTTATTTGAGTCTCCAGGCACTACTGGTGCTAGCTTCCGCTTCCGCCAGacacaaaataaaagtctttctGACAAATTAACTATACATACAGACTTATACAGAGATTTTACCAGCCAGTACATATAACAAGATGCTTAAAACGAATGTCAACAgggtaaaaatattatttaataatttatttaattttattttttatgtcagaTAATTTGTTTTGTCAATAGATGGCAGTGGAGATCTAAAAACATTTACCGCAATCCGCTAAAAGTCCTCAAAGAAAAGCGACCAGTATGGCAGGGTCACACTTACAGTGGAGGGTgagtttaacatttatttatctgGATATTTTACGTATAATATTTAGATTAACTCTCTTGTCTTgcgctttatttattttttaatctaacTTGCATAATTATACTTAACCTCGCTTGTAAGTCATTTGCTTTACACTTACAGTTCAATATTAATTATTGTCAATTTATCACTCATATTTCACGACTATGGACTTGTGTTTAGTACCAGTTTAGTAATGAATTGATTTGTCATGTTTCGCCACAGCCTCCACGTGCATGTGACGCCTACTGGAGTGAATTCAAGCACTGCACGAGTTTATGGAACAGGTTTCATGAATACTACACACACGGTACAGCACCAGACTGCCGACAGTGGAAGGAAGATTATAACGCCTGCAAAGAGTGGGAGAAGAATCACAGTACACACGCCAAGGTGAGTGTCCATACAGCATTGTGGAGCACTATAGGTCATTTTTAGGTTAGTCTCACGTGGTCCAACTAACGGCATAAAGTCAGGTCCATATTGCTGCTTATTTTGGCCGAACCGCCGATTTAGACAGGAAGAGCTCGTCTGAATGACTTGTAAAATAGCCAACTACAGTTCGTTTTGATTTTAAGTACTGTTTAtctaaaaatatgtataatatataatggTTCGTTTTGATTTTACATGctgtttaataaaaacaattacaaaaatatttatatatatatatttatatattaaatatataagtgTAGTTCGTTTTGATTTTAcatgctgtttatttatttattattattattttatatata
This sequence is a window from Xyrauchen texanus isolate HMW12.3.18 chromosome 37, RBS_HiC_50CHRs, whole genome shotgun sequence. Protein-coding genes within it:
- the c37h22orf39 gene encoding UPF0545 protein C22orf39 homolog yields the protein MAGSHLQWRPPRACDAYWSEFKHCTSLWNRFHEYYTHGTAPDCRQWKEDYNACKEWEKNHSTHAKDSLQESERKRVAEQRKFTPVWELRQTPPADWHLPLNQGKPQDS